The DNA sequence GCGCCGCTTGGGTCATGGAAAGCCCAAGTGAAGTAGCAGTGTCCTGCGCATGGACTTGCATCTGTTCAGCAACCAGTTGCTGGTTGTTATAAAGACTGACAAGCGTATTGCCTGCGTACAGACAGACAAATAACAAGACAATAGCGATAATCAGCTGGCGGAACAGAGTCACGCAACATTCCTTTTGTGTTCAATTGATCGAGTCTAATCCAAACTGGCCCACTTGCCAATTGAGCACTGGATCACGCTACATCGACTCGCATCATAGCCTTGCCAGGCAATCTCTATGATAAGATCAAAGTCGCTGTAAATAGGCCAATAACGTCGCAAAAAACGGAAAGAAATTGAAGTCTTCATCAGCTCTACAAGCAATTTTTTTCGGTCGCATTGGACTGCTGGCTTCTCTGTTTTTCGTCATATTTACAGGCAACGCTGATCACTCCGGAATCAGTGACAAAATGCTCACCAGCATCCATAAAAAATATGGAGCACCTGCTCAGCTGCGCATTGAATATTGGCAAAATATGACTCACGAATATCGCGGCAAAGCGGATATCGAGCAACTCACGGCAGTGAATGATTTTTTTAATGGCGCCCGTTTTGTCAGCGACATTGAGCTATGGGGCAAGAATGATTACTGGGCGACTCCTATCGAATTTCTTGCCAGAGATGCCGGTGACTGTGAGGATTTCTCTATTGCCAAGTATTTCACGCTCAAAGAAATTGGAATGGATGTTTCAAAATTGCGGATCACCTATGTCAAGGCGACTTTGCTGAATCAGGCACACATGGTACTGGCCTACTATGCCACCCCAACTTCTGTACCCCTGATTCTCGACAATATCAATAAACACATCAAACCGGCCAATGAGCGAAATGACCTTCGACCGATTTACAGTTTTAACGCCGATAATTTATGGCTGGCCAGAACACGTAATGAACAACTCAACGCAGGCAAATCAGACCAGCTCAATCTTTGGCGGGACCTGAATGCAAGAATGGCGAAGGAGTTAGAGTAAAGAATAATAACGACCAATCCAGCATGGACGTTATTGTAAAAAAACCCGGCCATTTGACCGGGTTTTTTAATTTTCAAACGATCAATCTACAACGAGATTATTATTACTAATGAGGCTTTCGATGACTTCTGCCGAAGAAAACTCACCACCATTTGTTAAATCCACACCTTGCAGCACAATTGTTTGGGTCGTAGTCCCCGCCGCGGCACCATCAACATCGGCGACAATACTCGTATCAGTTCCATCTGATGTGATCGTCAGAAAGGATGCATCCAGGGCTTCGGCTAAAGTCATGCCTGATGAATCCAGGCCCACAAGAAGATCTGAGAGATCAAGAATATCGCCCTCTGATGGATCATAGCTGCCACTAGACTGGTTAAAATCAGTAACAGTATCGGTCGTCGCACCTACTCCTTCATCGCCGGCTACCCACTTGAACACATCTGCCCCGAGACCGCCCGTCAGTATATCGTTGCCGGGACCACCTACAAGAACATCTTCGCCCCCGGCGCCATTGAGAACATCATCACCGGCTGCACCGGTCAAATATTCATTCGCTGATGTACCCGTCAGGGAATCGTCTCCAGAAGAGCCGTATATATTCTGATAGCCGGAAATATTAATTTCCAGTGTACTGATAGTGCTACCATTCTGATTGGTAACCGTATATTCGAAGCTATCCACCAGATTCTCACCAACGTCTAGCACGTTCTTGATATCACCATTCAGTATATATTCATAACTGCCATCTTCGCTGACGGTCAGAGTGCCGTATTCACTGGACGTATCAGCCCAAGTGACGACATCATCATTCCCCACCCCGACGGTTCCGGAAACACTATCCAGTACCTGAGGGTTTTCAGATGACGAAGTGAAGCTGCCGACAATCTCAAAGTCATTTACTGCAT is a window from the Porticoccus hydrocarbonoclasticus MCTG13d genome containing:
- a CDS encoding transglutaminase-like cysteine peptidase, giving the protein MTHEYRGKADIEQLTAVNDFFNGARFVSDIELWGKNDYWATPIEFLARDAGDCEDFSIAKYFTLKEIGMDVSKLRITYVKATLLNQAHMVLAYYATPTSVPLILDNINKHIKPANERNDLRPIYSFNADNLWLARTRNEQLNAGKSDQLNLWRDLNARMAKELE